The Caldisalinibacter kiritimatiensis genomic interval ATCACTTCCAAATACCGTCATCTTCTGGGCAATACTAAAGAATAAATCCATATCAAATTTTTCGTAAAACTCAAATAACCCCCACCTTGAAAAAGATGAGGGCTATGAGAGCATATATTCATTTTTCACAAAACTTCTATCTTTATTAAAATTTCAACGTTTCGTAGCTGTGTTTTCTTTTAATCAATACTACTGACTCCACATGTGTTTTGATAGAATGATGATAGTTTTTGGCAGAAACATATTGTTTATACTAGGGGGGTTGTTTTTCTTACCCCCGGTGTCTTTACTCATATCTTGAACCATGCTTTTGCCATTTTAAAAAGGTTTGTTTTCAAGTAAAAAAGTACCAATTGGATCTGTGTTATCTTTAAAAAATATCTACTTTTTAATCATCTAATAAAGTTACCGCTGCTTCGTACTCATCTTGACTTTTCTGATATTTTTTCTCTTTATAAGGAAATCTTTTGTCAAACTCGTTAACTTCTTCGTCAGTAACGTCAAACACATCTGAAAATTGGGCATATCCAGAAATATGATCTAATGCGCCTTCATAAAGCGGTAACACCAATAATCCTTTATAGAACTTTCCATCAGCCATTGAAATATTATATTTCTTACCTCCTAGAAATCCGTATGGCTCATAATGATATGGGTATCCCAATGTCAATATCGCAAGGTATCCCATTTTTTTAGCCACTTCAATAGAATGAGTAATGAGCTCTTTTCCAAGACCTTTTCTATGGACCTCAGGAGAAATAAAAACAGGTCCAAAACTAATAGCTTTATACTCTTTATTCTCCTCTGATACTATTTTCGAGTGTGTATAAAATATGCCTCCAGCAATTTGATCATCGACTTCAATAACAAAGGCAAGGTCTCTTATAAAATCCTCATGTTCTCTCATTTTATGAATGACAAAATGCTCATGACAACCTGGAAAATACAAGTTCCAAAATGCCTCTCTAGCAACTTCTTCAACTCTTCTGTAATCTTTTGGTTTTTCATTTCTAATATTTATATTCATATCTTCCTCCAATTAATAGTTAGTGATTTTTACGTTAGAGAATGTTTGTATCTAATTATAAACTTCAATTAGTTGATAATCCGTTGGTACTTTTTTATTATACTATACATATTATATTAGTAAATTCATTTTAAAAAGGGTGATTTATTTGAATACTATGTATAGCCTAGGTAAGCCAGATGAATTCTCTCATAGCTGTGCACCTATCAATATTTATGCTGCATTTATGGGCCCTAACCCAAGAACCTCCTTTACTCCTTATACCTACTCCCCAAATATACATCCATCTAGTTTTATTGGACCATTTTCTACTATAATAGGGGCAGTTAGAATAAGTTCAAATGTATTTGTTGGTCCAAATACTTCTATTAGAGCTGATGAAGGCTATCCATTCTACATTGGAAAAAATACTAATATACAGGATGGTGTAATCTTACATGGTCTTAAGGACAAAAGAATAAGGATAAAAAACAGCTTATATTCAATATATATTGGAGATAATGTTACATGTGCCCATGGCTGTATTA includes:
- a CDS encoding GNAT family N-acetyltransferase, which produces MNINIRNEKPKDYRRVEEVAREAFWNLYFPGCHEHFVIHKMREHEDFIRDLAFVIEVDDQIAGGIFYTHSKIVSEENKEYKAISFGPVFISPEVHRKGLGKELITHSIEVAKKMGYLAILTLGYPYHYEPYGFLGGKKYNISMADGKFYKGLLVLPLYEGALDHISGYAQFSDVFDVTDEEVNEFDKRFPYKEKKYQKSQDEYEAAVTLLDD
- a CDS encoding carbonate dehydratase: MYSLGKPDEFSHSCAPINIYAAFMGPNPRTSFTPYTYSPNIHPSSFIGPFSTIIGAVRISSNVFVGPNTSIRADEGYPFYIGKNTNIQDGVILHGLKDKRIRIKNSLYSIYIGDNVTCAHGCIIHGPCFIGDNSFIGFNAIVLNAVLEEGIYVSPDSIITNGVTIPSNSFVPPGASIDTQEKANALNEVPTDKEEFAKEVIRVNTEFPKSYSLLFGRHRCSCGLSCDDPLW